In Mytilus galloprovincialis chromosome 1, xbMytGall1.hap1.1, whole genome shotgun sequence, the following are encoded in one genomic region:
- the LOC143066990 gene encoding uncharacterized protein LOC143066990 isoform X1, producing the protein MRGGVKSPTEDLRLDFVVKSEINEDTLNLPDIQKKHPRLYKTKRRDHDMADLDDPHIVELMRKGTIPPSLSLRAPPTHIGTTHHRNDTLGISKEEISKRYIIKLHRDRLRNNEAVYKSLDNLPIKIKQVAQDSFEKSSSARKSSPSSFRSRKSSRSVHLQDVRNHKNQTITKSLDSPWNKSNAINPRKQRSKTKLLPRVTGSSESEKSKNDDEAKHVSFEPNAFNMLESEMPYIFSAGFQGYQNRVKLSRKKPIAFGQTINTTGSNINSGININSNQEFQRRYQRILDADKQPHFVKTSLIKGQRVNNTYNNKYRNMFNEAETETQRSEELFAIKSVQRINEPFIFTSPASPTRVPNPSLYSECQNSEVGINILTSPPSRAASSTLADVDSRENSSRGDPDNDFQQNDQNYNFEPVAYEENDEKTYDIEQKIPTLSLELLRVHESTTSAQTKKSIACNLTDITERDESNLTKTTRSEIVPDMKISVKINFKSTEDVIEESNSVISDSSKRSKDSLTPRQPRHNASSESKRTASSLSETTLDTIRVEGHLFGDHSDMEKRNSNREPVQNTVNTERSDHSSVDKEEEIPQIIVDLNKLKTVKTPIKKNRSQIRSSKEESKDHKHNKTISEKSNERHTDVSPSEDNNGFFLTYENEHDSALSHYEESSKIEELRDFNCNKENTPRTEVDDSGISISTFENETIKC; encoded by the exons ATGAGAGGAGGGGTAAAATCGCCTACAGAGGACTTAAGGTTAGATTTCGTTGTAAAATCGGAAATAAATGAGGATACACTTAATTTACCGGATATTCAAAAGAAGCACCCGAGGTTGTACAAAACAAAACG tCGTGACCATGACATGGCGGATTTGGATGATCCTCATATAGTGGAACTAATGCGGAAAGGAACAATCCCGCCATCTTTGTCACTGAGAGCGCCACCTACACATATTGGCACAACACATCACCGGAATGATACTTTGGGTATATCAAAAGAGGAAATCTCCAAAAGATACATCATAAAGCTTCACCGAGATAGACTTCGAAACAATGAAGCTGTTTACAAGTCTTTGGACAACCTGCCAATTAAGATAAA ACAAGTTGCACAAGATTCCTTTGAAAAAAGTTCGAGTGCAAGAAAATCTTCTCCTTCAAGCTTTCGGAGTAGAAAAAGTTCACGATCTGTGCATCTTCAGGATGTACGAAATCATAAAAATCAAACAATCACAAAATCACTCGATTCTCCATGGAACAAGAGCAATGCCATAAATCCACGAAAACAACGCTCAAAGACTAAGTTGTTACCCAGGGTTACTGGAAGTTCGGAATCTGAGAAATCCAAAAATGATGACGAGGCTAAGCACGTTAGTTTTGAACCAAATGCTTTTAACATGCTCGAGTCCGAAATGCCCTATATCTTTTCAGCTGGTTTCCAAGGCTATCAAAATCGTGTTAAATTATCAAGAAAAAAACCTATAGCATTTGGACAAACAATAAACACTACTGGGTCCAATATCAACAGTGGTATTAACATTAACAGCAATCAGGAGTTTCAAAGACGATATCAGCGGATTTTAGACGCTGATAAGCAGCCTCATTTTGTAAAAACGTCCCTCATAAAGGGACAGCGTGTAAACAATACTTACAATAACAAATACAGAAATATGTTTAATGAAGCTGAAACTGAAACTCAACGAAGTGAGGAACTATTTGCAATAAAATCAGTGCAACGCATCAATGAACCATTTATTTTTACATCTCCAGCGTCCCCTACTCGTGTTCCAAATCCTAGTCTTTATTCTGAATGTCAAAACTCTGAAGTGGGTATCAATATTCTTACATCCCCTCCTTCCAGAGCAGCTTCCAGTACTCTCGCAGATGTGGACTCTCGGGAGAATTCATCTCGCGGTGACCCAGATAATGACTTCCAGCAAAATGATCAAAACTACAATTTCGAACCTGTTGCATACGaagaaaatgatgaaaaaacaTATGACATAGAACAAAAGATTCCTACTTTGTCATTAGAGTTATTGCGAGTCCACGAAAGTACTACTTCAGCTCAAACGAAGAAGAGCATCGCATGTAATCTAACGGACATCACAGAACGTGATGAGAGCAATCTAACGAAGACAACAAGAAGTGAAATTGTTCCAGACAtgaaaatttctgtaaaaatcaACTTTAAATCAACAGAAGATGTAATTGAAGAAAGCAACAGTGTCATATCAGATTCATCGAAAAGAAGTAAAGACAGCCTTACTCCTAGACAACCACGACATAATGCAAGCTCAGAATCTAAACGGACTGCTAGTTCTTTATCAGAAACCACATTAGATACAATTAGAGTGGAAGGACACCTATTTGGTGACCATTCAGACATGGAGAAACGTAATAGTAACCGCGAACCAGTTCAAAATACAGTTAACACAGAAAGAAGTGATCACAGCTCTGTGGATAAGGAGGAGGAAATTCCTCAGATAATAGTAGATTTGAATAAGTTAAAAACAGTTAAGACACCAATAAAGAAAAACAGGAGTCAGATTAGAAGTTCAAAAGAGGAGAGCAAAGAtcataaacataataaaacaatttcagaaaaaagtaaTGAAAGACACACAGACGTTTCTCCTTCAGAGGATAATAATGGTTTCTTCCTAACTTATGAAAATGAACACGATTCAGCTTTATCCCATTATGAAGAATCTTCGAAGATTGAAGAACTTCGTGACTTTAATTGCAATAAGGAAAATACTCCACGGACGGAGGTTGATGACAGTGGAATCTCGATTTCTACTTTCGAAAACGAGACAATCAAATGTTAA
- the LOC143066990 gene encoding uncharacterized protein LOC143066990 isoform X6, protein MGLRCNSLPDITRDHDMADLDDPHIVELMRKGTIPPSLSLRAPPTHIGTTHHRNDTLGISKEEISKRYIIKLHRDRLRNNEAVYKSLDNLPIKIKQVAQDSFEKSSSARKSSPSSFRSRKSSRSVHLQDVRNHKNQTITKSLDSPWNKSNAINPRKQRSKTKLLPRVTGSSESEKSKNDDEAKHVSFEPNAFNMLESEMPYIFSAGFQGYQNRVKLSRKKPIAFGQTINTTGSNINSGININSNQEFQRRYQRILDADKQPHFVKTSLIKGQRVNNTYNNKYRNMFNEAETETQRSEELFAIKSVQRINEPFIFTSPASPTRVPNPSLYSECQNSEVGINILTSPPSRAASSTLADVDSRENSSRGDPDNDFQQNDQNYNFEPVAYEENDEKTYDIEQKIPTLSLELLRVHESTTSAQTKKSIACNLTDITERDESNLTKTTRSEIVPDMKISVKINFKSTEDVIEESNSVISDSSKRSKDSLTPRQPRHNASSESKRTASSLSETTLDTIRVEGHLFGDHSDMEKRNSNREPVQNTVNTERSDHSSVDKEEEIPQIIVDLNKLKTVKTPIKKNRSQIRSSKEESKDHKHNKTISEKSNERHTDVSPSEDNNGFFLTYENEHDSALSHYEESSKIEELRDFNCNKENTPRTEVDDSGISISTFENETIKC, encoded by the exons ATGGGTCTTCGCTGTAATTCACTACCAGATATAAC tCGTGACCATGACATGGCGGATTTGGATGATCCTCATATAGTGGAACTAATGCGGAAAGGAACAATCCCGCCATCTTTGTCACTGAGAGCGCCACCTACACATATTGGCACAACACATCACCGGAATGATACTTTGGGTATATCAAAAGAGGAAATCTCCAAAAGATACATCATAAAGCTTCACCGAGATAGACTTCGAAACAATGAAGCTGTTTACAAGTCTTTGGACAACCTGCCAATTAAGATAAA ACAAGTTGCACAAGATTCCTTTGAAAAAAGTTCGAGTGCAAGAAAATCTTCTCCTTCAAGCTTTCGGAGTAGAAAAAGTTCACGATCTGTGCATCTTCAGGATGTACGAAATCATAAAAATCAAACAATCACAAAATCACTCGATTCTCCATGGAACAAGAGCAATGCCATAAATCCACGAAAACAACGCTCAAAGACTAAGTTGTTACCCAGGGTTACTGGAAGTTCGGAATCTGAGAAATCCAAAAATGATGACGAGGCTAAGCACGTTAGTTTTGAACCAAATGCTTTTAACATGCTCGAGTCCGAAATGCCCTATATCTTTTCAGCTGGTTTCCAAGGCTATCAAAATCGTGTTAAATTATCAAGAAAAAAACCTATAGCATTTGGACAAACAATAAACACTACTGGGTCCAATATCAACAGTGGTATTAACATTAACAGCAATCAGGAGTTTCAAAGACGATATCAGCGGATTTTAGACGCTGATAAGCAGCCTCATTTTGTAAAAACGTCCCTCATAAAGGGACAGCGTGTAAACAATACTTACAATAACAAATACAGAAATATGTTTAATGAAGCTGAAACTGAAACTCAACGAAGTGAGGAACTATTTGCAATAAAATCAGTGCAACGCATCAATGAACCATTTATTTTTACATCTCCAGCGTCCCCTACTCGTGTTCCAAATCCTAGTCTTTATTCTGAATGTCAAAACTCTGAAGTGGGTATCAATATTCTTACATCCCCTCCTTCCAGAGCAGCTTCCAGTACTCTCGCAGATGTGGACTCTCGGGAGAATTCATCTCGCGGTGACCCAGATAATGACTTCCAGCAAAATGATCAAAACTACAATTTCGAACCTGTTGCATACGaagaaaatgatgaaaaaacaTATGACATAGAACAAAAGATTCCTACTTTGTCATTAGAGTTATTGCGAGTCCACGAAAGTACTACTTCAGCTCAAACGAAGAAGAGCATCGCATGTAATCTAACGGACATCACAGAACGTGATGAGAGCAATCTAACGAAGACAACAAGAAGTGAAATTGTTCCAGACAtgaaaatttctgtaaaaatcaACTTTAAATCAACAGAAGATGTAATTGAAGAAAGCAACAGTGTCATATCAGATTCATCGAAAAGAAGTAAAGACAGCCTTACTCCTAGACAACCACGACATAATGCAAGCTCAGAATCTAAACGGACTGCTAGTTCTTTATCAGAAACCACATTAGATACAATTAGAGTGGAAGGACACCTATTTGGTGACCATTCAGACATGGAGAAACGTAATAGTAACCGCGAACCAGTTCAAAATACAGTTAACACAGAAAGAAGTGATCACAGCTCTGTGGATAAGGAGGAGGAAATTCCTCAGATAATAGTAGATTTGAATAAGTTAAAAACAGTTAAGACACCAATAAAGAAAAACAGGAGTCAGATTAGAAGTTCAAAAGAGGAGAGCAAAGAtcataaacataataaaacaatttcagaaaaaagtaaTGAAAGACACACAGACGTTTCTCCTTCAGAGGATAATAATGGTTTCTTCCTAACTTATGAAAATGAACACGATTCAGCTTTATCCCATTATGAAGAATCTTCGAAGATTGAAGAACTTCGTGACTTTAATTGCAATAAGGAAAATACTCCACGGACGGAGGTTGATGACAGTGGAATCTCGATTTCTACTTTCGAAAACGAGACAATCAAATGTTAA
- the LOC143066990 gene encoding uncharacterized protein LOC143066990 isoform X3, with the protein MSSKFQHIVNSVCLCCNIRDHDMADLDDPHIVELMRKGTIPPSLSLRAPPTHIGTTHHRNDTLGISKEEISKRYIIKLHRDRLRNNEAVYKSLDNLPIKIKQVAQDSFEKSSSARKSSPSSFRSRKSSRSVHLQDVRNHKNQTITKSLDSPWNKSNAINPRKQRSKTKLLPRVTGSSESEKSKNDDEAKHVSFEPNAFNMLESEMPYIFSAGFQGYQNRVKLSRKKPIAFGQTINTTGSNINSGININSNQEFQRRYQRILDADKQPHFVKTSLIKGQRVNNTYNNKYRNMFNEAETETQRSEELFAIKSVQRINEPFIFTSPASPTRVPNPSLYSECQNSEVGINILTSPPSRAASSTLADVDSRENSSRGDPDNDFQQNDQNYNFEPVAYEENDEKTYDIEQKIPTLSLELLRVHESTTSAQTKKSIACNLTDITERDESNLTKTTRSEIVPDMKISVKINFKSTEDVIEESNSVISDSSKRSKDSLTPRQPRHNASSESKRTASSLSETTLDTIRVEGHLFGDHSDMEKRNSNREPVQNTVNTERSDHSSVDKEEEIPQIIVDLNKLKTVKTPIKKNRSQIRSSKEESKDHKHNKTISEKSNERHTDVSPSEDNNGFFLTYENEHDSALSHYEESSKIEELRDFNCNKENTPRTEVDDSGISISTFENETIKC; encoded by the exons ATGAGCAGTAAATTTCAACATATAGTAAATAGTGTGTGCTTGTGTTGCAATAT tCGTGACCATGACATGGCGGATTTGGATGATCCTCATATAGTGGAACTAATGCGGAAAGGAACAATCCCGCCATCTTTGTCACTGAGAGCGCCACCTACACATATTGGCACAACACATCACCGGAATGATACTTTGGGTATATCAAAAGAGGAAATCTCCAAAAGATACATCATAAAGCTTCACCGAGATAGACTTCGAAACAATGAAGCTGTTTACAAGTCTTTGGACAACCTGCCAATTAAGATAAA ACAAGTTGCACAAGATTCCTTTGAAAAAAGTTCGAGTGCAAGAAAATCTTCTCCTTCAAGCTTTCGGAGTAGAAAAAGTTCACGATCTGTGCATCTTCAGGATGTACGAAATCATAAAAATCAAACAATCACAAAATCACTCGATTCTCCATGGAACAAGAGCAATGCCATAAATCCACGAAAACAACGCTCAAAGACTAAGTTGTTACCCAGGGTTACTGGAAGTTCGGAATCTGAGAAATCCAAAAATGATGACGAGGCTAAGCACGTTAGTTTTGAACCAAATGCTTTTAACATGCTCGAGTCCGAAATGCCCTATATCTTTTCAGCTGGTTTCCAAGGCTATCAAAATCGTGTTAAATTATCAAGAAAAAAACCTATAGCATTTGGACAAACAATAAACACTACTGGGTCCAATATCAACAGTGGTATTAACATTAACAGCAATCAGGAGTTTCAAAGACGATATCAGCGGATTTTAGACGCTGATAAGCAGCCTCATTTTGTAAAAACGTCCCTCATAAAGGGACAGCGTGTAAACAATACTTACAATAACAAATACAGAAATATGTTTAATGAAGCTGAAACTGAAACTCAACGAAGTGAGGAACTATTTGCAATAAAATCAGTGCAACGCATCAATGAACCATTTATTTTTACATCTCCAGCGTCCCCTACTCGTGTTCCAAATCCTAGTCTTTATTCTGAATGTCAAAACTCTGAAGTGGGTATCAATATTCTTACATCCCCTCCTTCCAGAGCAGCTTCCAGTACTCTCGCAGATGTGGACTCTCGGGAGAATTCATCTCGCGGTGACCCAGATAATGACTTCCAGCAAAATGATCAAAACTACAATTTCGAACCTGTTGCATACGaagaaaatgatgaaaaaacaTATGACATAGAACAAAAGATTCCTACTTTGTCATTAGAGTTATTGCGAGTCCACGAAAGTACTACTTCAGCTCAAACGAAGAAGAGCATCGCATGTAATCTAACGGACATCACAGAACGTGATGAGAGCAATCTAACGAAGACAACAAGAAGTGAAATTGTTCCAGACAtgaaaatttctgtaaaaatcaACTTTAAATCAACAGAAGATGTAATTGAAGAAAGCAACAGTGTCATATCAGATTCATCGAAAAGAAGTAAAGACAGCCTTACTCCTAGACAACCACGACATAATGCAAGCTCAGAATCTAAACGGACTGCTAGTTCTTTATCAGAAACCACATTAGATACAATTAGAGTGGAAGGACACCTATTTGGTGACCATTCAGACATGGAGAAACGTAATAGTAACCGCGAACCAGTTCAAAATACAGTTAACACAGAAAGAAGTGATCACAGCTCTGTGGATAAGGAGGAGGAAATTCCTCAGATAATAGTAGATTTGAATAAGTTAAAAACAGTTAAGACACCAATAAAGAAAAACAGGAGTCAGATTAGAAGTTCAAAAGAGGAGAGCAAAGAtcataaacataataaaacaatttcagaaaaaagtaaTGAAAGACACACAGACGTTTCTCCTTCAGAGGATAATAATGGTTTCTTCCTAACTTATGAAAATGAACACGATTCAGCTTTATCCCATTATGAAGAATCTTCGAAGATTGAAGAACTTCGTGACTTTAATTGCAATAAGGAAAATACTCCACGGACGGAGGTTGATGACAGTGGAATCTCGATTTCTACTTTCGAAAACGAGACAATCAAATGTTAA
- the LOC143066990 gene encoding uncharacterized protein LOC143066990 isoform X5 has translation MAELLYIYFINCRDHDMADLDDPHIVELMRKGTIPPSLSLRAPPTHIGTTHHRNDTLGISKEEISKRYIIKLHRDRLRNNEAVYKSLDNLPIKIKQVAQDSFEKSSSARKSSPSSFRSRKSSRSVHLQDVRNHKNQTITKSLDSPWNKSNAINPRKQRSKTKLLPRVTGSSESEKSKNDDEAKHVSFEPNAFNMLESEMPYIFSAGFQGYQNRVKLSRKKPIAFGQTINTTGSNINSGININSNQEFQRRYQRILDADKQPHFVKTSLIKGQRVNNTYNNKYRNMFNEAETETQRSEELFAIKSVQRINEPFIFTSPASPTRVPNPSLYSECQNSEVGINILTSPPSRAASSTLADVDSRENSSRGDPDNDFQQNDQNYNFEPVAYEENDEKTYDIEQKIPTLSLELLRVHESTTSAQTKKSIACNLTDITERDESNLTKTTRSEIVPDMKISVKINFKSTEDVIEESNSVISDSSKRSKDSLTPRQPRHNASSESKRTASSLSETTLDTIRVEGHLFGDHSDMEKRNSNREPVQNTVNTERSDHSSVDKEEEIPQIIVDLNKLKTVKTPIKKNRSQIRSSKEESKDHKHNKTISEKSNERHTDVSPSEDNNGFFLTYENEHDSALSHYEESSKIEELRDFNCNKENTPRTEVDDSGISISTFENETIKC, from the exons aTGGCGGaattattgtacatttatttcatCAATTG tCGTGACCATGACATGGCGGATTTGGATGATCCTCATATAGTGGAACTAATGCGGAAAGGAACAATCCCGCCATCTTTGTCACTGAGAGCGCCACCTACACATATTGGCACAACACATCACCGGAATGATACTTTGGGTATATCAAAAGAGGAAATCTCCAAAAGATACATCATAAAGCTTCACCGAGATAGACTTCGAAACAATGAAGCTGTTTACAAGTCTTTGGACAACCTGCCAATTAAGATAAA ACAAGTTGCACAAGATTCCTTTGAAAAAAGTTCGAGTGCAAGAAAATCTTCTCCTTCAAGCTTTCGGAGTAGAAAAAGTTCACGATCTGTGCATCTTCAGGATGTACGAAATCATAAAAATCAAACAATCACAAAATCACTCGATTCTCCATGGAACAAGAGCAATGCCATAAATCCACGAAAACAACGCTCAAAGACTAAGTTGTTACCCAGGGTTACTGGAAGTTCGGAATCTGAGAAATCCAAAAATGATGACGAGGCTAAGCACGTTAGTTTTGAACCAAATGCTTTTAACATGCTCGAGTCCGAAATGCCCTATATCTTTTCAGCTGGTTTCCAAGGCTATCAAAATCGTGTTAAATTATCAAGAAAAAAACCTATAGCATTTGGACAAACAATAAACACTACTGGGTCCAATATCAACAGTGGTATTAACATTAACAGCAATCAGGAGTTTCAAAGACGATATCAGCGGATTTTAGACGCTGATAAGCAGCCTCATTTTGTAAAAACGTCCCTCATAAAGGGACAGCGTGTAAACAATACTTACAATAACAAATACAGAAATATGTTTAATGAAGCTGAAACTGAAACTCAACGAAGTGAGGAACTATTTGCAATAAAATCAGTGCAACGCATCAATGAACCATTTATTTTTACATCTCCAGCGTCCCCTACTCGTGTTCCAAATCCTAGTCTTTATTCTGAATGTCAAAACTCTGAAGTGGGTATCAATATTCTTACATCCCCTCCTTCCAGAGCAGCTTCCAGTACTCTCGCAGATGTGGACTCTCGGGAGAATTCATCTCGCGGTGACCCAGATAATGACTTCCAGCAAAATGATCAAAACTACAATTTCGAACCTGTTGCATACGaagaaaatgatgaaaaaacaTATGACATAGAACAAAAGATTCCTACTTTGTCATTAGAGTTATTGCGAGTCCACGAAAGTACTACTTCAGCTCAAACGAAGAAGAGCATCGCATGTAATCTAACGGACATCACAGAACGTGATGAGAGCAATCTAACGAAGACAACAAGAAGTGAAATTGTTCCAGACAtgaaaatttctgtaaaaatcaACTTTAAATCAACAGAAGATGTAATTGAAGAAAGCAACAGTGTCATATCAGATTCATCGAAAAGAAGTAAAGACAGCCTTACTCCTAGACAACCACGACATAATGCAAGCTCAGAATCTAAACGGACTGCTAGTTCTTTATCAGAAACCACATTAGATACAATTAGAGTGGAAGGACACCTATTTGGTGACCATTCAGACATGGAGAAACGTAATAGTAACCGCGAACCAGTTCAAAATACAGTTAACACAGAAAGAAGTGATCACAGCTCTGTGGATAAGGAGGAGGAAATTCCTCAGATAATAGTAGATTTGAATAAGTTAAAAACAGTTAAGACACCAATAAAGAAAAACAGGAGTCAGATTAGAAGTTCAAAAGAGGAGAGCAAAGAtcataaacataataaaacaatttcagaaaaaagtaaTGAAAGACACACAGACGTTTCTCCTTCAGAGGATAATAATGGTTTCTTCCTAACTTATGAAAATGAACACGATTCAGCTTTATCCCATTATGAAGAATCTTCGAAGATTGAAGAACTTCGTGACTTTAATTGCAATAAGGAAAATACTCCACGGACGGAGGTTGATGACAGTGGAATCTCGATTTCTACTTTCGAAAACGAGACAATCAAATGTTAA
- the LOC143066990 gene encoding uncharacterized protein LOC143066990 isoform X2 yields the protein MSNPKYFHVMIKPRMDRVHLELLLEFISRDHDMADLDDPHIVELMRKGTIPPSLSLRAPPTHIGTTHHRNDTLGISKEEISKRYIIKLHRDRLRNNEAVYKSLDNLPIKIKQVAQDSFEKSSSARKSSPSSFRSRKSSRSVHLQDVRNHKNQTITKSLDSPWNKSNAINPRKQRSKTKLLPRVTGSSESEKSKNDDEAKHVSFEPNAFNMLESEMPYIFSAGFQGYQNRVKLSRKKPIAFGQTINTTGSNINSGININSNQEFQRRYQRILDADKQPHFVKTSLIKGQRVNNTYNNKYRNMFNEAETETQRSEELFAIKSVQRINEPFIFTSPASPTRVPNPSLYSECQNSEVGINILTSPPSRAASSTLADVDSRENSSRGDPDNDFQQNDQNYNFEPVAYEENDEKTYDIEQKIPTLSLELLRVHESTTSAQTKKSIACNLTDITERDESNLTKTTRSEIVPDMKISVKINFKSTEDVIEESNSVISDSSKRSKDSLTPRQPRHNASSESKRTASSLSETTLDTIRVEGHLFGDHSDMEKRNSNREPVQNTVNTERSDHSSVDKEEEIPQIIVDLNKLKTVKTPIKKNRSQIRSSKEESKDHKHNKTISEKSNERHTDVSPSEDNNGFFLTYENEHDSALSHYEESSKIEELRDFNCNKENTPRTEVDDSGISISTFENETIKC from the exons ATGAGCAATCCAAAATACTTCCATGTAATGATTAAACCACGAATGGATAGAGTTCATCTGGAACTTCTGTTAGAATTTATCAG tCGTGACCATGACATGGCGGATTTGGATGATCCTCATATAGTGGAACTAATGCGGAAAGGAACAATCCCGCCATCTTTGTCACTGAGAGCGCCACCTACACATATTGGCACAACACATCACCGGAATGATACTTTGGGTATATCAAAAGAGGAAATCTCCAAAAGATACATCATAAAGCTTCACCGAGATAGACTTCGAAACAATGAAGCTGTTTACAAGTCTTTGGACAACCTGCCAATTAAGATAAA ACAAGTTGCACAAGATTCCTTTGAAAAAAGTTCGAGTGCAAGAAAATCTTCTCCTTCAAGCTTTCGGAGTAGAAAAAGTTCACGATCTGTGCATCTTCAGGATGTACGAAATCATAAAAATCAAACAATCACAAAATCACTCGATTCTCCATGGAACAAGAGCAATGCCATAAATCCACGAAAACAACGCTCAAAGACTAAGTTGTTACCCAGGGTTACTGGAAGTTCGGAATCTGAGAAATCCAAAAATGATGACGAGGCTAAGCACGTTAGTTTTGAACCAAATGCTTTTAACATGCTCGAGTCCGAAATGCCCTATATCTTTTCAGCTGGTTTCCAAGGCTATCAAAATCGTGTTAAATTATCAAGAAAAAAACCTATAGCATTTGGACAAACAATAAACACTACTGGGTCCAATATCAACAGTGGTATTAACATTAACAGCAATCAGGAGTTTCAAAGACGATATCAGCGGATTTTAGACGCTGATAAGCAGCCTCATTTTGTAAAAACGTCCCTCATAAAGGGACAGCGTGTAAACAATACTTACAATAACAAATACAGAAATATGTTTAATGAAGCTGAAACTGAAACTCAACGAAGTGAGGAACTATTTGCAATAAAATCAGTGCAACGCATCAATGAACCATTTATTTTTACATCTCCAGCGTCCCCTACTCGTGTTCCAAATCCTAGTCTTTATTCTGAATGTCAAAACTCTGAAGTGGGTATCAATATTCTTACATCCCCTCCTTCCAGAGCAGCTTCCAGTACTCTCGCAGATGTGGACTCTCGGGAGAATTCATCTCGCGGTGACCCAGATAATGACTTCCAGCAAAATGATCAAAACTACAATTTCGAACCTGTTGCATACGaagaaaatgatgaaaaaacaTATGACATAGAACAAAAGATTCCTACTTTGTCATTAGAGTTATTGCGAGTCCACGAAAGTACTACTTCAGCTCAAACGAAGAAGAGCATCGCATGTAATCTAACGGACATCACAGAACGTGATGAGAGCAATCTAACGAAGACAACAAGAAGTGAAATTGTTCCAGACAtgaaaatttctgtaaaaatcaACTTTAAATCAACAGAAGATGTAATTGAAGAAAGCAACAGTGTCATATCAGATTCATCGAAAAGAAGTAAAGACAGCCTTACTCCTAGACAACCACGACATAATGCAAGCTCAGAATCTAAACGGACTGCTAGTTCTTTATCAGAAACCACATTAGATACAATTAGAGTGGAAGGACACCTATTTGGTGACCATTCAGACATGGAGAAACGTAATAGTAACCGCGAACCAGTTCAAAATACAGTTAACACAGAAAGAAGTGATCACAGCTCTGTGGATAAGGAGGAGGAAATTCCTCAGATAATAGTAGATTTGAATAAGTTAAAAACAGTTAAGACACCAATAAAGAAAAACAGGAGTCAGATTAGAAGTTCAAAAGAGGAGAGCAAAGAtcataaacataataaaacaatttcagaaaaaagtaaTGAAAGACACACAGACGTTTCTCCTTCAGAGGATAATAATGGTTTCTTCCTAACTTATGAAAATGAACACGATTCAGCTTTATCCCATTATGAAGAATCTTCGAAGATTGAAGAACTTCGTGACTTTAATTGCAATAAGGAAAATACTCCACGGACGGAGGTTGATGACAGTGGAATCTCGATTTCTACTTTCGAAAACGAGACAATCAAATGTTAA